From the Hordeum vulgare subsp. vulgare chromosome 1H, MorexV3_pseudomolecules_assembly, whole genome shotgun sequence genome, the window ACTTCTCACTTCCGGACCctgcatcgccgaaccttaatcaTCTTAAAGCATTTGACTGCTGCATTtaatttgatgaattcaatcgtgACATACCTTTGTGTCGAGCATAATAGCAATCGTGTTGCCATCAGTGTTCTGTGCATTGTACTCCTTCACCAAATCAATCACTTTTTGGTGTGACTGGTGGTCACCATGGGACATATTCATACGCGCAACATTCATTCCAGTCTCTGCAAGCTTCCATATCATCTCACGAGTGTTGGTCGAGGGGCCTATGGTGCAGACTATCTTTGTCTTCCTCCGGGGAGTCACATCCACTGCTTGTGAGGTGGCGTCAGTACTGACATCATTATTGCTCTGCATGCAAACAAAGATAAATCAGTCACTGAATGAACCACATGTTTCGAATGGCTAAATCTCTCATCGCGTTCAGCATACTGCAAAGCAAAAGTAGCATGGAAACAAATGGGCTGTTAGCTAAACAATCTAAAAATTGCTCAGGAACTGCTGAAGAGGCTGAATTGCCTAGGAATTGGAAACCAAATATTTCGAGTCCAATAATCATCAGCCAGCCATTTTTCAAGTTCGGACTGCTTTTTTTTTGGTTTACACTAGTTGTAGTCAGATCAGACATCGGACCAGGAGCATGAAGTCCTCCGAGTGTAATGTGGTGGAGATGAGCAGATCAAAAGCCCTATACGGCGAGCCTACCGTAAGCTGGAACAGATCACGTCAGGCACTGCGCTCGGGATCAGAACATCGACCACTAACAAAGTGCGCGGCAAGGACGACTCCACGACGGTACAAGCACAAACAGACAAATCCCAGCAAGACAGGAGATGGCGAACCCAACCGCGGTGCTCTGGATCAAAATCGCCGAACACTGCAAGAGCGCGGGGCGACCAGGCCAGCCGCTGGCTGGAGCGACCCGCGTCGAACGCCGAGAGCATGAGGCCGGTCTCTACTAAGCGCGCACGGAGCAGCGCCAGGGAAGCAGGAAGAAGCGcgcgcgcagcagcagcagcagggacGGAGAGAGAGGCAGCGGACGCTCACCAGAGCGGAGAGGGAGCCGTTGGTCCCGACGACGGAGAGATCCGCCGCCACCTTCTCGGAGGCGGAGGTCCGCAGCACGCGCGCGGCGACCGCCCGCCTCGGCTGCGGGGGCGCCGGCACCGTCGCGGCCGGCCTGGCCACGCGCGCCGTCGCGGCGAACCCCCGCaccatctccgccgccgccgccgccgccgccattgtTTGGAGGACGCCCCGCGGTTCGCGCTAGAGACGGGAATAGGGAGGGCGCTGGTGGTCGCGgaggggggggagggagggagggagaggccgCGGGCGACGCGAGGGTTAATGTTGGGACAGGCGAGGGGAGCACCGCCCGTTCCCTCCGTGGGCCGGGCCTTTATACgccggaggtggtggtggtggtggcgggggGCCGGAGGGCCCGGAGGCCAGGTGGGCGCAGCGGCGCGGTCCATACGATGCGCTCGTCGCCTCGGTTCCAACGCCCAAGAGAACCGGAGACTCgcgtgcctgcctgcctgcctggcaCGAGCCAGTTACGGGTGGGACCCGCTGGCTGCAGCGAAGATGGCGGACTGGTTGTTTTCTTTTCTGAACATCTTTTTTTTTTTGTACACGTACACGCAACATTGCACCCAAGTCAAGTCAAGTGCACCTCACACGTGGTTATTTTTTCCTTGCTAGTAGTACTAATTTTATACTATTGCTCATCGGAAACAGGGTTACAGTCAGCGGTGCGGCCACCGGCCCGACCAGAACAAGCTATGCTCCAGAACAAGCTACTTCCAATACAAAGCCGAACGTTGAACCGGTAATGTGAATTTTGAGTGTGCTAACCACATGTCTCATGCGGTGTTTGAACCATTAATGGGAGACGTCGTGGCTCATGATTCCGACACTTAACCATGGTGCAGCTATTATTCCCGATTACAGTTGAGGTGTGCAGGCACAATAATACCGTCAACGCACGTATATCACGCACGGGTGTGCCGAATAAATTAGGTGACCTTTTCATGAAGATACACGTCAATGTTCCTCTTCACAAAAGAAGCATAGGTGGATTTCATgtcaagagaagaagaagaagaagtgtgaGTGCTACCCGTATCTGAACCCAGTCCGTACCAGTGTCCTGTAATGGGTGGATTTTTTCACGATTTTGACCCATGGGATAAAGTATTTCACGAAATGAATTTTAATTGAAACCATTTCACGATCTGATCTTTTTTGAAACGCCAGAGTCCGTGGCGTTGCAGATGCACATAGAAAcgtcagtctaatgtggcgttacagacgcacatagaaacgtcagtctaatgtggcgttgcaggccacGAGTGAAACCCCATGGTCCATGGCGTTTCAGCAGTACACATGTTGCTGGCAGCATGCCGTGGGCTGGCTGGATGTCGTCGCTGCGTTtcatagtgggtctgcaacgccagcactgttggcgtttcacaatCGACCTGCAACGCCAATCTAATGTGGGGCagcaacgccagcactgttggcgtttcacagtgggtctgcaacgtcactgtagactggcgttgcaaaaaagaaaaaacgtcACGGTAGACAGGTGTATCACTGTAGGGCAGCAACTCCACGGTAGACAGACGTATcactgtagggcagcaacgccacggtagacaggcgttgcatagtggggcagcaacgccacgatttgtggcgtttctaaaagggtcagtTCGTGAAATGGTTTCAAATCTGAGAGGGTgtttgttttcagggacttattggttttgggacttaaaaaagtccctataagtcccacctaaaccaaacactagggacttattgggacttattatgGTTAATTGGGACTTATGAAATAAGACTCTCTAAtaggagcttattgggacttattctGGTCCCATTACGCTCGCACCGCCCTGCCTCGATCGCTCAGGACTCCAGGACGCTCGCACCGCCCGCCGCCGGCTTTCCCAATCGCCGCCGGCCGCCCGCCCAGTCGCCgtcccgccgccccgccgcccgcccgccgccggcTTTCCCAATCGCCGCCGGCCGCCCGCCCAGTCGCCgtcccgccgccccgccgcccgcccgcccagtcgccgtcccgccgccccgccgcccgcccgcccagTCGCCGCCCGCCCGCCCAGTCGTCGCCCGCCCCGGCGCCGCCCGCCCGCCAAGTCGCcgctcgccccgtcgccgcccggccgccggcccgcccagtcgccgccccgccgccccgccgcccgcccacccagtcgtcgccgccccgccgcccgcccgcccagTCGCCGCCCGCCCACCcagtcgtcgccgccccgccgcccgcccCGTCGCCTCCCGCCTCCcgcccgccgccccgccccgtcgccgcccggccGCCGCCTCGTCTCCCTTGGTTGCTGCCTCGTCGCCGCTGCAGTTCATCTTTTCTGCAGGTTcaacatggacttataagtcctgtaaacaaacaggtagggactcgggacttataagtccctgtaaacaaacaggtagggacttatgacttataagttaggACTTAAAAAAGTTCTAGGACTTATGAAACGAACAGGGCCTGATtcattttgtgctcatgtttagaaAAAAGTTTAAAACAGTGAAAAAGTCCGCAATGGATGCTGATTGGCCCCACCAGTGGTCGGTACACTAAGCCAGAACGGCCGCGTGCGCGGAGAGGAATATGCCACGCGAGGCGGATCCTGTTTGGGGGGGATGGGCGGTTGGGGACTTCGCGGGCCACGCGGAGACGGCAATGTGTCCAGCCCGACAACGCAGACAAGGACAAGTTGGCTGGAGCGAGTTCCAAACAAACGAAAAAACAATGACAAATTGGCTAGAGCTCGTCGCGCCTGCCCTGCCCCGCCCCGCGTGCGGAGCTAGGCCAGGCAATGCGAGTACACGTTCCCGTCGAGGCGATGTGGACGGAGAAAACGATGACAAAAATCCTTCTCCCTTTCGTGCCTCCATCGCTCTGTGTGGTGTAGCTAGCTACCTATATCTCGCCACCTTGTTCGAAGGAAAGAAAAAGGGAAGTGCACTCCTATATATATACTCCTATATCTCAGCCTGTGGAGTCCAGGCGTATGGTTCTCCGAGTTTCGGCGTGAGGTCTGTACTGCCTCACCCAAGTCGGCAAGCATGACTTTCACGCCAAGAGACACACGCACGGCCAGGCAATTTCCTCCTCGCGCTAAGAACTGGCGGCACTGGCGCAAAATCAATCTGCGCCACCAAAATTTACTCTATTGTGTAACTTTCCATGTTGTTATGGGAGATACGGGACAAGCAATAATAATAAACACGTCGATGCCCACGCCGCTTGCTCGTCGGCTCATCGGTTTGGACGCAATGGCAGATGGATCCCAGGACCAACAAGGCCAATGAATAAACCCCGGCCAATTCGAAAAACACCGTCAGGCTCGTGCTGATTATTCTGATGTATACAAGGTAAACTGCTTTTCTCGGTCACCATATAAAACACTTCACAATCAGGGTGATACCTCCTAAGGGACAGCAGAAAAAAGGGGGTGGGCAACAACGCTTGCCACCGACAGTTACAGGTTTCGACGCCGAGGTACAAGAGAGGTCTTGTGTCAGCTCTATAGACTTCAAGGAGAACACAAACCGCTCTACTTGACATAATTAAGAgtcgagtccaaacggaagaaccgCGGCCGCCACTGCCCTCCCCTCTTCGTTTAGAATATTATAGGTCGAAGCCGCGTTCCTCTGCCAAACAAATATGGGTCATTATGCACATGCAGAGCCAACAGTTTGCATCACAGTATCCAaatttgtgtttttgtgttttgaATTGAGGTTTTCAACTTAGACGCTATGTTGTACATGAAGGGGAGGAATGCATTTGATCTTTACCGAATCGATAGCCTCCAGTTTCATCCCTGTTGACCGAATGAACTTGCGCAGCTCAGGACTGACTGGCTGGACGTATTTCCCGCAACCAAGAATCAGAATCTCTGGAGAAACACGGTATATTGGATGTTAATAACCCAACAACACTAATTTCGTTCAGAAATACGAATAACAGAGCTGTCCACTCCTGGCCCCTGAGGAAACATTGTTAATTTTAAACAATGAACTTGGATATAAACTGCTAAAGCAACATGCTGAGCCACAACATGGAAGTAAAAAAACAGACCGCAATATCTTGCATGCATAAACAATATTCATTTTGATTAATCATGGAATGCCCACCCATGGGAACCATGATCATTTGACACGGTAACATTAGCATAAGGAAATGCCATGTAGAACATAGAGCACTGGCTAAGATACCTGGGATCGGGTGTACAACTTTGAAGATTGATAAACTGCATTATTGAAGGAATATAAGTTGTCAGTAAATAACTAACAAACAGGAATAGACTCAACAGCACTACTGCAAACAAACGGTATCACACGGCCTGATAGAGTCATTGCTCAAGACATATATACAGCAGATAGTACATTACTGGGCAAACCTTTACCTTTCAGCAGTTATATCTGCAAATGTTTTGGGTGTCCAGGTCATTATCTTGTTTTCTACTATCAGCAAGCTTCCTTCATACTTTACATTGTTAATCTTGAATCCAGTGTCATCGTAACTGCAAAACATTTCAGACATCTGATCAAATATACAAGTTACACAGAACTAAATGAGATAGTACAATGAATTTTTCTTCAGAACAGTACACAGAACTGAAAGCATAACAAGAGAAATCTAAGCCCCAAGTCATGGCAAAATTCAAGTATGTCCCGAATTACTGTTTCTGACAATTTTGGTTACTCTTGCCAATCGCATATATGCGAGACTGACACGATGATTCTCAGGAAAGGAAACCAAAGTTAGCAAATTAACGGggaattttgaagaaaaaaatccACTATATGTTGTCCTATCCATCCCTCATGACAGTAGTGCAAAGTGATCTTATAAGAGAAAATGAGAAACCAATGCACCTCTCCCAGCTTTATATCGAATCTAAAAACAAGATCAGTACAAGGCCAAGTCATACTATGCTGCTTAACAAGGAAAACAGGTATGCCCTccttcccaaaataagtgtctcaactttgtactagctctagtacaaagttgtactaagattgagacagttattttgggacggagggagtacaataaaACATCCATGTGACAGCCTTACTCATCATACTAttagaataatggctcccaaaacCAGACATGTATACAAATCTGAGGTTTTGAATGCCCAAACCACTGGATGTTTCTCTTATGCATATCGGCTTCCAGCTACCGACAGCATTTCTGTTTGTTTTCCTTATCATTCAACCAGCCCCGGTACCCCCAGGATAAGAACTAAGAAACCACTTCTACACCTAACCATTTTCCTTGTGGCTTtctaaataatactccctccgttcacaatataagatgttttggatatttcaatatggacCAGATATCgactgaaatgagtgaacaaacacactaaaacgTGTCTATATACATACGATTCCGAAaaaagttagaacatcttatatttgtgaatggagggagtagtattgtGGTCTTctcaaaacaaaaataatttGAGAGGCAAAAATGACCATTtgcagcaaaaaaaaaaaaaaaagtcacCCAAACATGTTGTGTTCCCCTCCATCCAACCAAAAAAAGGATTGAttcacttttgttgaagttagtggcCAATTCTCAGAAATTATTCATTGCAGTACATGAGTACAGCATCAACTTCAGATTCCTAGCAACTAAAGGATAAACAAAGGAAAAATGGCAGCTGCATCCCTTTGCTTGCAAGCAATACTATGAGTTAACCATCTTATATCAAGATGATCACTTGGAATCAAAACCTCTTCAGTCTCACTACATCTGCTAGAAAATGTCACTGCATTTCGTGATATGAATCATCAACGTATGTCTCTAAAGCATTCGTCTGGTTTAATCCTACAAACCGCTACGACTAGTACCTAGAACAGAACTCTCCTGTGGGCAGTATCTGGTTTTAAGAAAATAACACCAGTTTGTAACCAAATTTCCGGGCACTGATCAACCACAGGACCCTTCAGATATAATTTTGTAATTAAACTTCCATGAGTGATATTTTGTAGTTAATCTACTGACCGATTTGAGTCATATTTTGTAACCTGTTATTTTGGGAAGAGAGTACATCGATTAATCTACCATGATGATTCTTCAACCATACATCAAACATTCAGCTTAAAACGCAACCACGGTCAATCTCATTCCACAAGTATACAAATTCGCGGATATATTTTGAAGGTCATCTTGCTATTGCACAGGAAAAGCTGAAAACAATTGAAATGGAACGTGGAAGGTGCAAGGAGAGGTTACGATTGGAAGCGGAGCTGGTCTTCGGGGACGGTGTCGATGAGGTTGATCTGGTCGTAGAGCGAGAAGGTCCTCCTGATCAAGCCAAATCCACGTCCCGGTCAAATCAAATCCAGCACGTATCATCCACCAGCATCCCCTACGAAGGAGTGAACGGGGGAAGCCGATGCGTACCTGAGAGACGGGAGGTGCCTGAGCCTGGGAGCGTTGGAGCTGGAGATGGAATCGCTCCGCAGCGACCTCACCAGCGTCGCCAGCGACTTTTGcccccgcgccgccgccatgtcctcctcctcttcctcgccgccGGTCGATGGGGGGCGTGTCGTGTTCTAGGGGGGTCGGGAGCTTTGCACCCACCACCTCTGGAATGTTTTGAATTCCGAATGGCTCCTTAGATGGACAGCCCACGTGGCCCATGTTGCAGTTGAGTCACTGGGCTGGGCCTCGAATTATTCTGAGGCTGCGGtgtgcgacgacgacgacgaccaggaGATGGctgcggcggcgggcggcggcggaggagcgaAGGCGACGGTGGCGGAGCAGATAGGGCAGGCGGTGCAGTCCACCTCCAACCTTCTCCAGCTCATGGAGCAGTCCTCCCCTGCCCAGGTCTCCTTCCCCCTCCCTTCCTCTCATCCTTGTCTGTTTCAGCTGGCTACGAGCTCCTTGCTATTTCCAATCCGTTTGGATGTGATCGAAGAGCAACAGTTTGTCAAATCTGGGAAATTTTGACAGGAAGTAGCTGCTGATTCAGGCGATAGATATGGTAGTTCATCCTTGCAATTAGGTTTTGCATGAATTTTCACGCCATTATGATTGATTGCGAGTTAATCTGTTGCATCTTGTAGTGAACATTTATTGACATTTATGATTTATCAAGCATGAGAGCTTAGATTGGCATTGAAAAAGTTGCAAAAATGCTGCTCTGGAGTGTGCAGATGCAGCATGGTATTACAGTTCTAGATTACTTGTGCGTCTTCATTCTTGTCCAGTCCTCGTGGAGTTTAACCAATTAGATTGCTAGTGGAATTGTCCCTGATTACGGTAATCTTCTGTCCCCCAAAATATCGAAGTTACAAGCCTACAGCTACAAATATGCCAGTTCACTGAATTCAGGAGTCTCAGTATATTTTTGACTACAGTATCTGTGTCCAGagtaaatattttgtgttcattgtGCTAACACAGGGTCCTTTGTGTTACAGATCCACTTGGCTAAACTCCCTAAGAATCTCTTGGCAAAAGCATCTCTTACAAAGAACACAGAGCAAGTAAAATGTCATTTTGCATTGATGTGAAATTATATCCCTGTAATGTAGCTATTAACATTTGTATCCTATTATATTCTAGGTGCTACAACAGCTACCTAATGTAATTTCTTCCTTGGATGCTTTTATGGACAGTAGTTTGCAAAGGTGACTTTCCCAACTTCATGTCACTTACAGTCATCTTtgctaaatactccctccgtccggaaatacttgtcctagaaatatacaaaatggatgtatctagactaaaataagtctagatacatctacttctaggacaagtatttccggacggagggaataATATTCTAAAGCAACTGTAGCTTTTCCAAAGAGCTTCTTTTACCATAATTGATTCTCTACATATTTCTACCGCATGGTTGAAGTTACTTTTCCTTATTGTCACCTGTAGTAACATCAATTTTTAAACAATGCAGCGCATCTCAAATTAAGACTGTCACACAACTGTTGTCAAACATGGAGAGCACCCAACTTAAATCTATTTTGCCTGCCTCTCGATTACAGAAAGATCAAAAGAATACTGAGCCTGGAGAACTCAGGGTTGACTGATGTGTTCACTGCAAAAAGGTAGTTTAGTTCTTTCTTCTTAGGGCAACCTCTTATTCTTGTTTGTTTGGTGCATAAATGCATTtatttttgtttgcaaattatctcCAATTGAACTAATCTTTGCTaatatttattttttaaaattcagCGCGACTGAAAGCAGACTAAAAACTAGCTTTGGGTTGTTCATGAAATTTGCTTGGTCAATCATCACGTCCTCACTACAGTTGACATGTTTCAGTGATTGCCTAAAACTCAGAATTTTCTAGTTCATTTCTGTTGGCCTACCGTAATCACTTTAAATCGCATATTGTTGTATTGGATGTGGACCGTCTATTTCTTTAATGTGCGGGGCAGTAGGACAACATCATGCATGAAATTGTGTCTGAGAATCGTTTGGGGAGTGCTAACTACAAAATGTGGAACTAGTAAAGATCTAAGCATTACTTGCTTGCTCCTCAACTGGGTGTGTTTGGTTTGTGCCCGTGTTTGCCCTACCAAAATGTGGCTAGCCAAAATtttggttgaggttttccacgccCATGAGTTGACCAACATTGACTAGAAAAGGTGAACGAGAGGAAAGAGCATTGACATGCCAAAAAGTTGGCAATCATCCAAACAAGGATCAATGTTTTGGTCATGACCAAAGATTCGGTAGGGTAGACGTTGGTGGCAATTCAAACATACCCTTAAATCTgcacaaaaaattaaatcattttTCTTTTGCAAACTTTTAGTGTGTGTGTGGAaccttattttttttatttcaaacGGAAGGATTCCTTCATCTAAACAAACTGATTCATCCCATTTCATAGCAGATCTTGACATCTCACCAAAGCCCGGGCTCAGCTGACTTCTGCTGGAGAACAAGGTAGTAACTGAAGAATTGTATAGTTGGCAAGACTCGGGTGGCAGGTGGCGCTGGAATGTGCAAAAAAGGGTCCTTGTTGCTTACTGGTGTTTCGAGACTACGAGATCTACATAGTGCGCTTAGGGTTACTTCTTTTAAACTTCAGACCTTTGGTGTGGGTTCTGTGGAACTGTCAAACCATTATATATGTTTATTGTGGTTTCGCAACGAACCTACCGTCGCTGTCCTAATGCTTActgcagattctgtttttttttcttgaaCTGGGCTTTACCCCTGTCCATTACTAATGAACGGAAATACATAAGTTCCAGAAGAACAGGGGGAGGGAAAGGAGAAAAGCGAGTTCGATGCATCATGCAGGAAACCCACTGTAACCGCTCGACATCGAAACGACCACTATGGGACTAAAACCTGGTGACACATAGCTCAAGCAAACTACCAGCTAACAGTTCTAATAGGAAACTACATATTACAAATTCGACCAGACCAAAAGAGGACGAAAACAACCAGAGAAGGACCAAGTCTCTCAATGTAAAAAGCACTCCGTCTTGAACACAGGACTCGCCCACGATCtctctcggggggggggggggggggggggcttcatTTGCTTTCAACAGATTTAGCTGCATCACAAATTCTCATCAGCGTCATAGCACCCTCTCGGATCATCTGAGTCTCGCTCCTCATATTCTTCGCTTCTTTGTCGGATTGAAGACCTGCCCAGTATAGCATGAAAGAACATGCAGTGAACACAATCTCAAAAGGTGATTTTATCAGTTTTTTTCTCAAATATGGCCCGGTTTCTAGCCAGTCATATCGCCCAGGTAATAGCTGCTAAACCAACGGTATACAAGCTCTCTTCACGAGGAATGAAAGCATAACACGAGGGGAAGAGTTGCCAATGGTTGTTTGGGCACAGATCACTACCCAGAGCTACCCCAATAGTTCGCTAAACCACCCGAGCTACACGGCATgtgaacataagatgttgcacagTTTCCCAGGAAGCACAGAAAGAGCAAGATGGATTTATGGACCATCTTGTGCGTTTCATAGCATTGTGAGTTAGAATTGCATCTTGGAACATCTGCCAGAGGAAAATGTTGATTTTGAGAGGAATTTTAGCCTTCCAAATCCACTTGAAATGGTAGCCACTGTGAGGTTTCTCCAGCCATTTCTACAAATATTTTGTAGTAAATTTA encodes:
- the LOC123438725 gene encoding NADH dehydrogenase [ubiquinone] 1 alpha subcomplex assembly factor 3-like, which gives rise to MAAARGQKSLATLVRSLRSDSISSSNAPRLRHLPSLRRTFSLYDQINLIDTVPEDQLRFQSYDDTGFKINNVKYEGSLLIVENKIMTWTPKTFADITAESLSIFKVVHPIPEILILGCGKYVQPVSPELRKFIRSTGMKLEAIDSRNAASTYNILNEEGRAVAAAVLPFGLDS
- the LOC123438741 gene encoding tobamovirus multiplication protein 2B — its product is MAAAAGGGGGAKATVAEQIGQAVQSTSNLLQLMEQSSPAQIHLAKLPKNLLAKASLTKNTEQVLQQLPNVISSLDAFMDSSLQSASQIKTVTQLLSNMESTQLKSILPASRLQKDQKNTEPGELRVD